From Haloglomus litoreum, the proteins below share one genomic window:
- a CDS encoding choice-of-anchor W domain-containing protein, with protein sequence MSNNDDINPESTLYTLSRRKVLAGMGAVGLASAGAGLGTSALFSDTESFNNNVLTAGTLNLLVDYYSYWDQDIRGMGTVSGTADGPAVTAMLDDMKPGDEGLLAFCFRIDDNPAYIWLCGELVENAENGQNEAEENHSDDTSLDIGELADSIVVDVDYCDVAEDLDANGTDGFDPGDVSKIADVFDGTLAEFLALVNTGVPLDGDASGGVLAPGDQAPFDGLREEEIDNPCLCIEWEIPIEVGNEIQSDSLVFDLEFYAEQARNNDGTNNPCAPSITTRTGEGFAKQQEFGGGVEASFARGRYGNNAPPAPFEVGIGLPGSPTPNWQDQANYVWDSGVTVPFSYSQDGAGNGSFTLDGVMVSSGALPPANGKVAITTKADEATIDVANLVLELDGTPVSLSGPDAISASNDGSGREVTYLVFDTNVGDLANGFEVSGDVTVTLQGDYSGSDEDVAFDISVE encoded by the coding sequence ATGAGCAACAACGACGACATCAACCCCGAATCGACCCTGTACACACTCTCGCGCCGGAAGGTCCTCGCGGGCATGGGCGCGGTCGGGCTCGCCTCGGCGGGCGCCGGTCTCGGCACCTCCGCGCTGTTCAGCGACACCGAGTCGTTCAACAACAACGTCCTGACGGCCGGGACGCTCAACCTGTTGGTCGACTACTACAGCTACTGGGACCAGGACATCCGCGGGATGGGCACCGTAAGCGGCACCGCCGACGGCCCGGCCGTCACCGCGATGCTGGACGACATGAAGCCCGGGGACGAGGGGCTGCTGGCCTTCTGTTTCCGAATCGACGACAACCCGGCCTACATCTGGCTCTGTGGCGAACTCGTCGAGAACGCGGAGAACGGCCAGAACGAGGCCGAGGAGAACCACTCCGACGACACCTCGCTCGACATCGGTGAGCTCGCCGACAGCATCGTGGTCGACGTCGACTACTGCGATGTCGCCGAGGACCTCGACGCGAACGGAACCGACGGGTTCGATCCCGGCGACGTGAGCAAGATCGCGGACGTGTTCGACGGCACGCTCGCGGAGTTCCTCGCCCTCGTCAACACCGGCGTTCCCCTCGACGGTGACGCGAGCGGCGGCGTCCTCGCGCCCGGCGATCAGGCCCCCTTCGACGGCCTCCGGGAGGAGGAGATCGACAACCCGTGCCTCTGCATCGAGTGGGAGATCCCCATCGAGGTGGGCAACGAGATCCAGTCCGACTCGCTGGTGTTCGACCTGGAGTTCTACGCCGAGCAGGCCCGCAACAACGACGGCACGAACAACCCCTGCGCCCCGAGCATCACGACCCGCACGGGCGAGGGCTTCGCCAAGCAGCAGGAGTTCGGCGGGGGCGTCGAGGCCTCCTTCGCACGCGGGCGCTACGGGAACAACGCTCCCCCGGCACCCTTCGAGGTCGGTATCGGCCTCCCGGGGAGCCCGACGCCGAACTGGCAGGACCAGGCGAACTACGTCTGGGACAGTGGCGTGACGGTCCCGTTCAGCTACTCGCAGGACGGCGCGGGGAACGGCAGCTTCACCCTGGACGGCGTGATGGTGAGCAGCGGCGCACTCCCCCCCGCCAACGGCAAGGTCGCCATCACGACGAAGGCGGACGAGGCCACCATCGACGTGGCGAACCTCGTGCTGGAGCTGGACGGGACCCCCGTCTCCCTTTCCGGCCCGGACGCGATCTCGGCCTCCAACGACGGCAGCGGCCGAGAGGTCACCTACCTGGTCTTCGACACCAACGTGGGCGACCTCGCGAACGGCTTCGAGGTCAGCGGCGACGTGACGGTCACGCTGCAGGGTGACTACTCCGGCAGCGACGAGGACGTGGCCTTCGACATCAGTGTCGAGTGA
- a CDS encoding SipW-dependent-type signal peptide-containing protein gives MPDNDNQLINLTRRQMLAGVGAVGLASAGAGLGTSALFRDTESFTGNSIVAGELDLLVDWQQHYEYFDGGMKHVFVNAHPDHDGDGEQSIEADNDAGQLKYSDFPDPNDPESIGANIPGLGCGNIPPLTEAAFGEDPFTGESMDTLVQLRDVKPGDMGEITFSLHLCDNPGYIWMQAGNVSQDGGTATEPELIDDPDNLGTLGDAIQATLWYDEDCDNVYDPAEPADIMLTLDFSGSMLYRRFGGVVSEAPIQMNGDSFNETTKIDLVELGVLEFVDFLQAQNADVKVGVAYFDGSQSDDPAGTSRTGILQPMTTDLSQITAAVGNLRQKLANVVSGDWPTDPLDGDGDPDPDNGAGIAEGTYIGEGVNAAQTELANEGRAGASKSNIVLSDGQSFNGQSNNQFISPIDAAADARLGAGDGGNDPATDLYTISVGEADDATLLSMAGAAGTAVGSDNAYFADVDDPNNIPVVFGNLAARFGGEEIIIQDTLANVLAELADGNGIPLDGNRGTLYDELEEPANDPDRDAYPASNGFMHCVALKWELPADVGNEVQGDTIGFDLGFYTEQERNNDGSGPAPA, from the coding sequence ATGCCCGACAACGACAACCAACTGATCAACCTGACCCGGCGCCAGATGCTCGCCGGAGTGGGTGCGGTCGGCCTCGCCTCGGCGGGGGCCGGACTCGGTACGTCCGCGCTGTTCCGCGACACCGAGAGCTTCACCGGCAACTCCATCGTGGCCGGCGAGCTCGACCTCCTGGTCGACTGGCAGCAGCACTACGAGTACTTCGACGGCGGGATGAAGCACGTCTTCGTCAACGCCCACCCGGACCACGACGGCGACGGCGAGCAGTCCATCGAGGCCGACAACGACGCGGGGCAGCTCAAGTACAGCGACTTCCCGGACCCGAACGACCCCGAGAGCATCGGCGCGAACATCCCGGGCCTGGGATGTGGGAACATCCCGCCGCTCACCGAGGCCGCGTTCGGCGAGGACCCGTTCACCGGCGAGTCGATGGACACGCTCGTCCAGCTCCGCGACGTGAAGCCGGGCGACATGGGCGAGATCACCTTCTCGCTGCACCTCTGTGACAACCCGGGCTACATCTGGATGCAGGCCGGCAACGTCAGCCAGGACGGCGGTACCGCCACCGAGCCGGAGCTGATCGACGATCCCGACAACCTCGGGACCCTCGGCGACGCCATCCAGGCCACCCTCTGGTACGACGAGGACTGCGACAACGTCTACGACCCCGCCGAGCCGGCGGATATCATGCTGACGCTTGACTTCTCCGGCTCCATGCTGTACCGGCGGTTCGGCGGCGTCGTCAGCGAAGCCCCGATCCAGATGAACGGCGACAGCTTCAACGAGACGACGAAGATCGATCTCGTCGAGCTGGGCGTCCTGGAGTTCGTCGACTTCCTGCAGGCCCAGAACGCCGACGTGAAGGTCGGCGTCGCCTACTTCGACGGCAGCCAGAGCGACGACCCCGCCGGCACCTCCCGGACGGGGATCCTCCAGCCGATGACGACCGACCTCTCCCAGATCACCGCCGCAGTGGGTAATCTCCGGCAGAAGCTCGCCAACGTGGTCAGCGGGGACTGGCCGACCGACCCGCTCGACGGCGACGGCGACCCGGACCCCGACAACGGTGCCGGTATCGCCGAGGGGACCTACATCGGCGAGGGTGTCAACGCCGCGCAGACCGAACTGGCCAACGAGGGCCGCGCGGGCGCCTCGAAGTCGAACATCGTCCTCTCTGACGGCCAGAGCTTCAACGGCCAGTCCAACAACCAGTTCATCTCTCCGATCGACGCGGCCGCCGACGCCCGGCTCGGTGCCGGGGACGGCGGGAACGACCCGGCGACGGACCTCTACACCATCTCCGTCGGCGAGGCCGACGACGCGACGCTCCTCTCGATGGCCGGCGCCGCAGGGACGGCCGTCGGCAGCGACAACGCGTACTTCGCCGATGTCGACGATCCGAACAACATCCCCGTGGTCTTCGGCAACCTCGCGGCCCGCTTCGGCGGCGAGGAGATCATCATCCAGGACACCCTGGCGAACGTCCTCGCGGAGCTGGCGGACGGGAACGGCATCCCGCTCGACGGCAACCGCGGGACGCTGTACGACGAACTCGAGGAGCCGGCCAACGACCCGGACCGCGACGCCTACCCCGCCAGCAACGGGTTCATGCACTGTGTCGCGCTCAAGTGGGAGCTCCCGGCCGACGTCGGCAACGAAGTGCAGGGTGACACCATCGGCTTCGACCTGGGCTTCTACACCGAGCAGGAGCGCAACAACGACGGCAGCGGTCCGGCGCCCGCCTGA